Proteins found in one Mangifera indica cultivar Alphonso chromosome 15, CATAS_Mindica_2.1, whole genome shotgun sequence genomic segment:
- the LOC123197437 gene encoding metal tolerance protein 10-like isoform X2: protein MASDLRIDSSDFRTELLSPIPDGENIAASMEPSWRLSMDKFQLPKNRVDSGFGFGQFVSTLRKQRKIVKYYKKQEELLKGYNEVDIFTELGNLPGRLSEDEMKELARSERMAIYASNVANIVLFLAKVYASVESRSMAVIASTLDSFLDLLSGFILWFTAYAMKEPNQYKYPIGKNRMQPLGIVVFASVMATLGLQVLFESGRELLLKAQPEKDPEKLKWMIGIMVSVTAVKLVLTIYCRRFKNEIVRAYSQDHFFDVITNSIGLAAAVLAIKFYWWIDPVGAILIALYTIGNWARTVMENVWSLIGRTAPAEYLAKLTYLIWNHHEDIRHIETVRAYTFGSYYFVEVDIVLPGEMSLNEAHNIGETLQEKLEQLPEVERAFVHVDFNTTHQHEHKQKKKPS from the exons ATGGCGAGCGATCTTCGAATAGATTCATCTGATTTCCGGACGGAGCTTCTGTCTCCTATCCCAGATGGGGAAAACATTGCTGCGTCAATGGAACCCTCGTGGAGACTTAGTATGGATAAGTTTCAGCTGCCTAAGAACCGCGTTGACTCTGGTTTTGGTTTTGGGCAGTTTGTCAGTACCCTTA GGAAACAAAGGAAAATTGTGAAATATTACAAGAAGCAAGAGGAGCTTCTTAAGGGCTACAATGAAGTTGACATCTTCACTGAATTGGGAAATTTGCCTGGACGTTTATCTGAG GATGAAATGAAGGAGCTTGCAAGGAGTGAAAGGATGGCAATTTATGCATCAAATGTAGCAAACATAGTGCTCTTCTTGGCAAAAGTTTATGCTTCTGTTGAGAGTAGATCAATGGCTGTCATAGCATCCACTTTGGACTCCTTTTTGGATCTTTTATCAGGATTCATTTTGTGGTTCACTGCTTATGCAATGAAGGAACCCAATCAGTACAAGTACCCTATTGGCAAGAACAGGATGCAACCTCTG GGAATTGTTGTCTTTGCATCAGTAATGGCAACTCTTGGACTGCAAGTTTTGTTCGAATCAGGTCGAGAGCTTCTCCTAAAG GCTCAGCCTGAAAAGGATCCTGAgaaattaaaatggatgattgGGATTATGGTGTCAGTCACAGCAGTAAAACTTGTGCTAACGATATACTGTCGCAGattcaaaaatgaaattgtcaGGGCCTATTCTCAAGATCATTTTTTCGATGTCATTACCAACAGCATCGGTCTAGCAGCAGCCGTGCTAGCCATCAAATTCTACTGGTGGATCGACCCTGTTGGAGCCATCTTA ATTGCTTTATATACAATAGGAAACTGGGCAAGGACAGTGATGGAAAATGTTTGGTCATTGATTGGGAGGACAGCTCCAGCAGAGTACTTGGCAAAACTAACATATTTGATATGGAATCACCATGAGGACATCAGGCACATTGAGACAGTGAGAGCTTACACATTTGGGAGCTATTATTTTGTGGAAGTTGACATAGTTTTACCAGGGGAAATGTCACTCAATGAAGCCCACAACATTGGAGAGACTCTCCAGGAGAAGCTTGAGCAACTGCCTGAAGTGGAGAGAGCTTTTGTTCATGTTGATTTTAACACCACTCATCAACATGAGCACAAGCAGAAGAAGAAACCTTCATAA
- the LOC123197437 gene encoding metal tolerance protein 9-like isoform X1, producing MLMFTSSRTSSVSLEKNMASDLRIDSSDFRTELLSPIPDGENIAASMEPSWRLSMDKFQLPKNRVDSGFGFGQFVSTLRKQRKIVKYYKKQEELLKGYNEVDIFTELGNLPGRLSEDEMKELARSERMAIYASNVANIVLFLAKVYASVESRSMAVIASTLDSFLDLLSGFILWFTAYAMKEPNQYKYPIGKNRMQPLGIVVFASVMATLGLQVLFESGRELLLKAQPEKDPEKLKWMIGIMVSVTAVKLVLTIYCRRFKNEIVRAYSQDHFFDVITNSIGLAAAVLAIKFYWWIDPVGAILIALYTIGNWARTVMENVWSLIGRTAPAEYLAKLTYLIWNHHEDIRHIETVRAYTFGSYYFVEVDIVLPGEMSLNEAHNIGETLQEKLEQLPEVERAFVHVDFNTTHQHEHKQKKKPS from the exons ATGCTGATGTTTACATCGT CAAGAACCTCATCGGTCAGCCTGGAGAAAAACATGGCGAGCGATCTTCGAATAGATTCATCTGATTTCCGGACGGAGCTTCTGTCTCCTATCCCAGATGGGGAAAACATTGCTGCGTCAATGGAACCCTCGTGGAGACTTAGTATGGATAAGTTTCAGCTGCCTAAGAACCGCGTTGACTCTGGTTTTGGTTTTGGGCAGTTTGTCAGTACCCTTA GGAAACAAAGGAAAATTGTGAAATATTACAAGAAGCAAGAGGAGCTTCTTAAGGGCTACAATGAAGTTGACATCTTCACTGAATTGGGAAATTTGCCTGGACGTTTATCTGAG GATGAAATGAAGGAGCTTGCAAGGAGTGAAAGGATGGCAATTTATGCATCAAATGTAGCAAACATAGTGCTCTTCTTGGCAAAAGTTTATGCTTCTGTTGAGAGTAGATCAATGGCTGTCATAGCATCCACTTTGGACTCCTTTTTGGATCTTTTATCAGGATTCATTTTGTGGTTCACTGCTTATGCAATGAAGGAACCCAATCAGTACAAGTACCCTATTGGCAAGAACAGGATGCAACCTCTG GGAATTGTTGTCTTTGCATCAGTAATGGCAACTCTTGGACTGCAAGTTTTGTTCGAATCAGGTCGAGAGCTTCTCCTAAAG GCTCAGCCTGAAAAGGATCCTGAgaaattaaaatggatgattgGGATTATGGTGTCAGTCACAGCAGTAAAACTTGTGCTAACGATATACTGTCGCAGattcaaaaatgaaattgtcaGGGCCTATTCTCAAGATCATTTTTTCGATGTCATTACCAACAGCATCGGTCTAGCAGCAGCCGTGCTAGCCATCAAATTCTACTGGTGGATCGACCCTGTTGGAGCCATCTTA ATTGCTTTATATACAATAGGAAACTGGGCAAGGACAGTGATGGAAAATGTTTGGTCATTGATTGGGAGGACAGCTCCAGCAGAGTACTTGGCAAAACTAACATATTTGATATGGAATCACCATGAGGACATCAGGCACATTGAGACAGTGAGAGCTTACACATTTGGGAGCTATTATTTTGTGGAAGTTGACATAGTTTTACCAGGGGAAATGTCACTCAATGAAGCCCACAACATTGGAGAGACTCTCCAGGAGAAGCTTGAGCAACTGCCTGAAGTGGAGAGAGCTTTTGTTCATGTTGATTTTAACACCACTCATCAACATGAGCACAAGCAGAAGAAGAAACCTTCATAA
- the LOC123198234 gene encoding DCN1-like protein 2, giving the protein MHKLNRSNRDKLQQFVTITGASEKVAYQALKSSDWNLEGAFDFFYSQPQVKSVTDTRHLEELYNRYKDPYADMIMADGITLLCNDLQVDPQDIVMLVVSWHMKAATMCEFSKQEFIGGLQALGIDSLDKFHERIPYMRTELKDEQKFREIYNFAFSWAKEKGQKSLALDTAIGMWQLLFAEKQWPLVDHWCQFLQAKHNKAISRDTWSQLLEFAKTVDPALSNYDAEGAWPYLIDEFVEYLNENGISKL; this is encoded by the exons ATG cATAAATTAAATAGGAGCAACCGTGACAAGCTCCAGCAGTTTGTGACGATAACCGGAGCTAG TGAAAAAGTTGCATATCAGGCTTTGAAGTCCAGTGATTGGAATCTTGAAGGTGCATTTGATTTTTTCTACAGCCAACCTCAAGTAAAATCAGTAACTGATACCAGACATTTGGAGGAACTTTATAACAGATATAAAG ATCCATATGCTGATATGATTATGGCTGATGGTATAACACTTCTTTGCAATGACCTTCAG GTGGATCCTCAAGATATAGTAATG TTAGTTGTTTCATGGCACATGAAGGCTGCAACAATGTGTGAATTCTCCAAGCAGGAGTTCATAGGTGGATTGCAAGCACTAGg GATAGATTCTCTGGATAAGTTCCATGAAAGGATACCATATATGCGTACTGAACTGAAAGATGAAC AAAAATTTCGTGAGATATACAACTTTGCGTTTAGCTGGGCAAAAGAAAAG gGTCAGAAATCTTTGGCATTGGATACTGCAATCGGAATGTGGCAGTTATTGTTTGCAGAGAAGCAGTGGCCATTGGTTGATCACTGGTGCCAGTTCTTACAG GCTAAGCATAATAAAGCAATCTCTCGGGACACATGGTCCCAACTATTGGAATTCGCAAAG ACGGTGGATCCTGCACTATCAAATTATGATGCTGAAGGTGCCTGGCCTTATCTTATCGATGAATTCGTCGAATACTTGAACGAGAATGGCATCTCAAAATTGTGA
- the LOC123198233 gene encoding histidine-rich glycoprotein-like, protein METKFFSFILLPLLLLLFGELMQAHGGLCFSPSETFKGICITKPKCEQACISEGFIKGSCEGFRRRCICYKICGGGSGGGKAPAPSPQSPHHHYGKALAQSPEGSIIDNKHHHHHKTPTPSPQSTHHHPSKTPAHSLEGSITDNKHHHHHHKAPTPSPQSPHHHHGKTPTHFPEGSITDNKHHHHHHHHHHKAPTPSPQCPHHHHGKTPIYSPEESISDNEHHHHHHKAPIPFLEGSKRHHHGKAPDDFVSY, encoded by the exons ATGGAAACCAAGTTCTTCTCATTCATTCTCTTGCCCTTGCTATTGTTGCTTTTTG GAGAGTTGATGCAAGCACATGGAGGATTGTGTTTCTCACCTAGCGAAACATTCAAGGGCATATGCATCACGAAGCCCAAATGTGAACAGGCATGCATATCGGAGGGTTTCATTAAGGGCAGCTGCGAAGGTTTCCGAAGACGCTGCATCTGCTATAAGATTTGTGGTGGTGGCAGTGGCGGCGGTAAAGCTCCTGCCCCCTCTCCACAATCTCCCCATCATCATTATGGTAAAGCTCTTGCCCAATCTCCTGAGGGATCAATAATTGATAATAAacaccatcatcatcataagACTCCTACCCCCTCTCCGCAATCTACCCATCATCATCCCAGTAAAACTCCTGCCCACTCTCTTGAAGGATCAATAACTGATAATAagcaccatcatcatcatcataaggCTCCTACCCCCTCTCCACAATCTCCCCATCATCATCATGGTAAAACTCCTACCCACTTTCCTGAGGGATCAATAACCGATAacaaacatcatcatcatcatcatcatcatcatcacaagGCTCCTACCCCCTCTCCACAATGTCCCCATCATCATCATGGTAAAACTCCTATCTACTCCCCTGAGGAATCAATAAGTGATAACGAacaccatcatcatcaccataaGGCTCCTATCCCTTTTCTTGAGGGATCAAAACGCCATCATCATGGTAAGGCTCCTGATGATTTTGTGAGCTATTAA
- the LOC123197185 gene encoding histidine-rich glycoprotein-like, protein METKFFSFILLPLLLLLFGELMQAHGRLCSSPSETFKGICIMKPKCEQACISEGFIMGSCEVFRRRCICYKICGGGSGGGKAPAPSPQSPHHHYGKALAQSPEGSIIDNKHHHHHKTPTPSPQSPHHHHSKTSAHSLEGSITDNKHHHHHHHKAPSPSPQSPHHHHGKAPTHFPEGSITDNKHHHHHHHHKAPTPCPQSPHHHHGKTHIYFPEESISDNEHHHHHHKAPIPFLEGSKHHHHGKAPDDFVSY, encoded by the exons ATGGAAACCAAGTTCTTCTCATTCATTCTCTTGCCCTTGCTATTGTTGCTTTTTG GAGAGTTGATGCAAGCACATGGAAGATTGTGTTCCTCACCTAGTGAAACATTCAAGGGCATATGCATCATGAAGCCCAAATGTGAACAAGCATGCATATCGGAGGGTTTCATTATGGGCAGCTGCGAAGTTTTCCGAAGACGCTGCATCTGCTATAAGATTTGTGGTGGTGGCAGTGGCGGCGGTAAAGCTCCTGCCCCCTCTCCACAATCTCCCCATCATCATTATGGTAAAGCTCTTGCCCAATCTCCTGAGGGATCAATAATTGATAATAAacaccatcatcatcataagACTCCTACCCCCTCTCCACAATCTCCCCATCATCATCACAGTAAAACTTCTGCCCACTCTCTTGAAGGATCAATAACTGATAATAagcaccatcatcatcatcatcataaggCTCCTAGCCCCTCTCCACAATCTCCCCATCATCATCATGGTAAAGCTCCTACCCACTTTCCTGAGGGATCAATAACCGATAAtaaacatcatcatcatcatcatcaccacaAGGCTCCTACCCCCTGTCCACAATCTCCCCATCATCATCATGGTAAAACTCATATCTACTTCCCTGAGGAATCAATAAGTGATAACGAacaccatcatcatcaccataaGGCTCCTATCCCTTTTCTTGAGGGATCAAAACACCATCATCATGGTAAGGCTCCGGATGATTTTGTGAGCTATTAA